The Numida meleagris isolate 19003 breed g44 Domestic line chromosome 7, NumMel1.0, whole genome shotgun sequence genome contains a region encoding:
- the RNF2 gene encoding E3 ubiquitin-protein ligase RING2 isoform X1, giving the protein MRCRPHSSDPCRGVCLVTAMSQAVQTNGTQPLSKTWELSLYELQRTPQEAITDGLEIVVSPRSLHSELMCPICLDMLKNTMTTKECLHRFCADCIITALRSGNKECPTCRKKLVSKRSLRPDPNFDALISKIYPSRDEYEAHQERVLARISKHNNQQALSHSIEEGLKIQAMNRLQRGKKQQIENGSGAEDNGDSSHCSNASTHSNQEAGPSNKRTKTSDDSGLELDNNNTAVAIDPVLDGASEIELVFRPHPTLMENDDSAQTRYIKTSGNATVDHLSKYLAVRLALEELRSKGESNQMNLDTASEKQYTIYIATANGQFTVLNGSFSLELVSEKYWKVNKPMELYYAPTKEHK; this is encoded by the exons ATGCGCTGCAGGCCTCATTCTTCTGACCCATGCAGAGGAGTGTGTCTTGTGACAG cCATGTCTCAAGCCGTGCAGACCAACGGGACGCAGCCTTTAAGCAAGACCTGGGAGCTCAGTTTGTATGAGTTGCAAAGAACACCTCAG GAAGCGATCACGGATGGCTTGGAAATCGTGGTGTCACCCAGGAGCCTGCACAGCGAACTCATGTGTCCCATTTGTTTGGACATGTTAAAAAATACCATGACGACAAAAGAGTGTCTGCATCGTTTCTGTGCTGACTGTATCATTACAGCCCTCAGGAGCGG CAACAAAGAATGTCCCACGTGTCGTAAAAAGCTGGTGTCGAAAAGATCGCTGCGACCAGATCCCAATTTTGATGCTCTCATCAGTAAAATTTATCCAAGCCGGGATGAATATGAAGCTCATCAGGAGAGAGTGCTAGCAAGAATCAGTAAACACAATAACCAGCAAGCTTTAAGTCACAGCATTGAGGAAGGACTAAAGATTCAGGCTATGAACAG GTTGCAGAGGGGCAAGAAACAACAGATTGAGAACGGCAGTGGAGCAGAAGATAACGGTGACAGTTCGCACTGTAGCAATGCCTCAACACACAGCAATCAGGAAGCAGGGCCTAGTAACAAGAGGACCAAAACATCAGATGATTCTGGGCTAGAACTGGACAATAACAACACAGCTGTGGCCATAGACCCCGTACTGGATGGTGCCAGTGAAATAGAATTAGTCTTCAGGCCTCATCCTACCCTCATGGAGAACGATGACAGTGCACAGACGAG ATACATCAAGACCTCAGGCAATGCCACTGTTGATCACTTGTCCAAGTACCTAGCTGTGAGATTGGCTCTGGAAGAGCTTCGGAGCAAAGGAGAATCAAACCAGATGAATCTTGACACGGCCAGTGAGAAGCAGTATACTATTTACATAGCTACTGCCAATGGGCAGTTCACT GTATTAAATGGGTCGTTCTCCTTGGAACTGGTCAGTGAGAAGTACTGGAAGGTGAACAAACCCATGGAACTGTACTATGCACCAACGAAGGAACATAAATAA
- the RNF2 gene encoding E3 ubiquitin-protein ligase RING2 isoform X2 encodes MSQAVQTNGTQPLSKTWELSLYELQRTPQEAITDGLEIVVSPRSLHSELMCPICLDMLKNTMTTKECLHRFCADCIITALRSGNKECPTCRKKLVSKRSLRPDPNFDALISKIYPSRDEYEAHQERVLARISKHNNQQALSHSIEEGLKIQAMNRLQRGKKQQIENGSGAEDNGDSSHCSNASTHSNQEAGPSNKRTKTSDDSGLELDNNNTAVAIDPVLDGASEIELVFRPHPTLMENDDSAQTRYIKTSGNATVDHLSKYLAVRLALEELRSKGESNQMNLDTASEKQYTIYIATANGQFTVLNGSFSLELVSEKYWKVNKPMELYYAPTKEHK; translated from the exons ATGTCTCAAGCCGTGCAGACCAACGGGACGCAGCCTTTAAGCAAGACCTGGGAGCTCAGTTTGTATGAGTTGCAAAGAACACCTCAG GAAGCGATCACGGATGGCTTGGAAATCGTGGTGTCACCCAGGAGCCTGCACAGCGAACTCATGTGTCCCATTTGTTTGGACATGTTAAAAAATACCATGACGACAAAAGAGTGTCTGCATCGTTTCTGTGCTGACTGTATCATTACAGCCCTCAGGAGCGG CAACAAAGAATGTCCCACGTGTCGTAAAAAGCTGGTGTCGAAAAGATCGCTGCGACCAGATCCCAATTTTGATGCTCTCATCAGTAAAATTTATCCAAGCCGGGATGAATATGAAGCTCATCAGGAGAGAGTGCTAGCAAGAATCAGTAAACACAATAACCAGCAAGCTTTAAGTCACAGCATTGAGGAAGGACTAAAGATTCAGGCTATGAACAG GTTGCAGAGGGGCAAGAAACAACAGATTGAGAACGGCAGTGGAGCAGAAGATAACGGTGACAGTTCGCACTGTAGCAATGCCTCAACACACAGCAATCAGGAAGCAGGGCCTAGTAACAAGAGGACCAAAACATCAGATGATTCTGGGCTAGAACTGGACAATAACAACACAGCTGTGGCCATAGACCCCGTACTGGATGGTGCCAGTGAAATAGAATTAGTCTTCAGGCCTCATCCTACCCTCATGGAGAACGATGACAGTGCACAGACGAG ATACATCAAGACCTCAGGCAATGCCACTGTTGATCACTTGTCCAAGTACCTAGCTGTGAGATTGGCTCTGGAAGAGCTTCGGAGCAAAGGAGAATCAAACCAGATGAATCTTGACACGGCCAGTGAGAAGCAGTATACTATTTACATAGCTACTGCCAATGGGCAGTTCACT GTATTAAATGGGTCGTTCTCCTTGGAACTGGTCAGTGAGAAGTACTGGAAGGTGAACAAACCCATGGAACTGTACTATGCACCAACGAAGGAACATAAATAA
- the LOC110402904 gene encoding zinc finger CCCH domain-containing protein 11A-like isoform X1: MANQGDGSYSRFHSAPRKIRLNHDETWGKWKAFEADRRGIPVKRSLAERLGKKGEVDKAPKSGTGAQWTSGDIRVKTLEEIRQEKADRQGRTPAQLRAAGQCKTEGRSSEAGPSLAVYRAENKTQSTLPLSVSAKVKLEEPAEKIKALEEIHIKTLEEIKREKALRLQQREESVSAPPAPPAPAPARRKLIQTPKLIAPGKEEKKNVELSTSVPEAVCAPARKHKGAEMCRCTVRPSSTDATEEPAAKTAAVSEDSSTASASLQTAAKTQELCCTGAGTAPFSAEDDLEKLMLDIAGGELEGAMDLEPGKDVDELLQELSDLIDSITE; encoded by the exons ATGGCCAACCAGGGAGATGGTTCCTATTCCCGTTTCCACTCCGCACCTCGCAAG attcgATTGAATCATGATGAGACATGGGGAAAATGGAAAGCCTTCGAAG CTGACAGGAGGGGCATCCCAGTGAAGCGCAGCCTCGCTGAAAGACTGGGGAAGAAGGGGGAGGTTGACAAAGCACCAAAGAGTGGTACAGGTGCTCAGTGGACATCAG GAGACATCCGAGTGAAAACACTGGAGGAAATCCGTCAGGAGAAAGCTGATCGACAGGGCAGAACTCCAGCTCAGCTCCGAGCTGCAGGGCAGTGTAAAACTGAAGGGCGCAGCTCAGAGGCAGGGCCTTCCCTGGCAGTCTACAGGGCTGAAAACAAGACACAGAGCACACTTCCTCTGTCTGTGTCTGCCAAAGTGAAGTTGGAAGAGCCAGCAGAAAAAATCAAGGCCCTCGAAGAAATCCATATTAAAACCTTGGAAGAAATCAAGAGGGAGAAGGCTCTGCggctgcagcagagggaagaaagcgtgtcagctcctccagcaccacCTGCACCTGCCCCAGCACGGAGGAAATTAATACAGACCCCAAAGCTAATAG CACCcggaaaagaagaaaagaaaaatgtggaattGAGCACATCTGTTCCAGAAGCTGTCTGTGCTCCTGCACGGAAGCATAAAGGAGCTGAGATGTGTCGCTGCACTGTGCGtcccagcagcactgatgcCACGGAGGAGCCTGCAGCTAAAACTGCGGCTGTG TCAGAGGACTCGAGCACTGCTTCAGCTTCTctacaaacagcagcaaagacacaagagctgtgctgcactggggcAGGGACAGCgcccttctctgcagaggaTGACTTGGAGAAGCTAATGCTGGACATCGCAGGCGGAGAACTGGAAGGAGCAATGGACTTGGAGCCAGGGAAGGATGTGGATGAGCTCCTTCAGGAACTCTCTGACCTGATTGACAGCATAACTGAATAG
- the LOC110402904 gene encoding zinc finger CCCH domain-containing protein 11A-like isoform X3, translating into MANQGDGSYSRFHSAPRKIRLNHDETWGKWKAFEGDIRVKTLEEIRQEKADRQGRTPAQLRAAGQCKTEGRSSEAGPSLAVYRAENKTQSTLPLSVSAKVKLEEPAEKIKALEEIHIKTLEEIKREKALRLQQREESVSAPPAPPAPAPARRKLIQTPKLIAPGKEEKKNVELSTSVPEAVCAPARKHKGAEMCRCTVRPSSTDATEEPAAKTAAVSEDSSTASASLQTAAKTQELCCTGAGTAPFSAEDDLEKLMLDIAGGELEGAMDLEPGKDVDELLQELSDLIDSITE; encoded by the exons ATGGCCAACCAGGGAGATGGTTCCTATTCCCGTTTCCACTCCGCACCTCGCAAG attcgATTGAATCATGATGAGACATGGGGAAAATGGAAAGCCTTCGAAG GAGACATCCGAGTGAAAACACTGGAGGAAATCCGTCAGGAGAAAGCTGATCGACAGGGCAGAACTCCAGCTCAGCTCCGAGCTGCAGGGCAGTGTAAAACTGAAGGGCGCAGCTCAGAGGCAGGGCCTTCCCTGGCAGTCTACAGGGCTGAAAACAAGACACAGAGCACACTTCCTCTGTCTGTGTCTGCCAAAGTGAAGTTGGAAGAGCCAGCAGAAAAAATCAAGGCCCTCGAAGAAATCCATATTAAAACCTTGGAAGAAATCAAGAGGGAGAAGGCTCTGCggctgcagcagagggaagaaagcgtgtcagctcctccagcaccacCTGCACCTGCCCCAGCACGGAGGAAATTAATACAGACCCCAAAGCTAATAG CACCcggaaaagaagaaaagaaaaatgtggaattGAGCACATCTGTTCCAGAAGCTGTCTGTGCTCCTGCACGGAAGCATAAAGGAGCTGAGATGTGTCGCTGCACTGTGCGtcccagcagcactgatgcCACGGAGGAGCCTGCAGCTAAAACTGCGGCTGTG TCAGAGGACTCGAGCACTGCTTCAGCTTCTctacaaacagcagcaaagacacaagagctgtgctgcactggggcAGGGACAGCgcccttctctgcagaggaTGACTTGGAGAAGCTAATGCTGGACATCGCAGGCGGAGAACTGGAAGGAGCAATGGACTTGGAGCCAGGGAAGGATGTGGATGAGCTCCTTCAGGAACTCTCTGACCTGATTGACAGCATAACTGAATAG
- the LOC110402904 gene encoding zinc finger CCCH domain-containing protein 11A-like isoform X2: MANQGDGSYSRFHSAPRKIRLNHDETWGKWKAFEADRRGIPVKRSLAERLGKKGEVDKAPKSGTGAQWTSGDIRVKTLEEIRQEKADRQGRTPAQLRAAGQCKTEGRSSEAGPSLAVYRAENKTQSTLPLSVSAKVKLEEPAEKIKALEEIHIKTLEEIKREKALRLQQREESVSAPPAPPAPAPARRKLIQTPKLIAPGKEEKKNVELSTSVPEAVCAPARKHKGAEMCRCTVRPSSTDATEEPAAKTAAVAVVAAWSEDTLVTIPEAEKPPKSQRTRALLQLLYKQQQRHKSCAALGQGQRPSLQRMTWRS; the protein is encoded by the exons ATGGCCAACCAGGGAGATGGTTCCTATTCCCGTTTCCACTCCGCACCTCGCAAG attcgATTGAATCATGATGAGACATGGGGAAAATGGAAAGCCTTCGAAG CTGACAGGAGGGGCATCCCAGTGAAGCGCAGCCTCGCTGAAAGACTGGGGAAGAAGGGGGAGGTTGACAAAGCACCAAAGAGTGGTACAGGTGCTCAGTGGACATCAG GAGACATCCGAGTGAAAACACTGGAGGAAATCCGTCAGGAGAAAGCTGATCGACAGGGCAGAACTCCAGCTCAGCTCCGAGCTGCAGGGCAGTGTAAAACTGAAGGGCGCAGCTCAGAGGCAGGGCCTTCCCTGGCAGTCTACAGGGCTGAAAACAAGACACAGAGCACACTTCCTCTGTCTGTGTCTGCCAAAGTGAAGTTGGAAGAGCCAGCAGAAAAAATCAAGGCCCTCGAAGAAATCCATATTAAAACCTTGGAAGAAATCAAGAGGGAGAAGGCTCTGCggctgcagcagagggaagaaagcgtgtcagctcctccagcaccacCTGCACCTGCCCCAGCACGGAGGAAATTAATACAGACCCCAAAGCTAATAG CACCcggaaaagaagaaaagaaaaatgtggaattGAGCACATCTGTTCCAGAAGCTGTCTGTGCTCCTGCACGGAAGCATAAAGGAGCTGAGATGTGTCGCTGCACTGTGCGtcccagcagcactgatgcCACGGAGGAGCCTGCAGCTAAAACTGCGGCTGTG GCTGTTGTTGCAGCCTGGTCAGAGGACACACTGGTCACCATACCTGAAGCAGAAAAACCTCCAAAGAG TCAGAGGACTCGAGCACTGCTTCAGCTTCTctacaaacagcagcaaagacacaagagctgtgctgcactggggcAGGGACAGCgcccttctctgcagaggaTGACTTGGAGAAGCTAA